The sequence below is a genomic window from Lelliottia sp. JS-SCA-14.
CGCATTAACGTGACCGCTTATCAGGGCAAAGTGCTGCTGGCAGGCCAGGCGCCGAATCTGGATCTCGCCTCCCGCGCGAAACAGATCGCCATGGGCGTCGAAGGGACCACCGAGGTGTTTAACGAAGTGCGTCAGGGCCAGCCGATTGGCCTGGGTACCGCGTCGTCTGACACCTGGATTACCACCAAGGTGCGCTCCCAGCTGTTGGGCAGCGATCAGGTGAAATCCTCTAACGTGAAAGTCACCACCGAGAATGGCGAAGTGTTCCTGCTCGGCCTGGTCACCGACCGGGAAGGCAAAGCGGCAGCGGATATTGCCAGCCGCGTGAGCGGCGTAAAGAAAGTCACCACCGCCTTTACCTTCATCAAATAAGAAAATCCCCGGCACTGGCCGGGGATTTTTTTGTCCTACAGTAGCGCAATACTGCCGGTTATCACCCCACTCAGTGCCACCAGCCCGCCCGTCAGCCACAGGGCTTTTGCCGGGAATGACTTACGCAGCATGATCAGCGACGGCAAACTGACCGCAGGCAGCGTCATCAGCAGCGCCAGCGCTGGTGCCGCGCCCATTCCGGCGAGCATCATGGTTTGCACGATCGGGATCTCCGCCGCCGTCGGAATGACGAACAGACACCCGGCGACCGCCATCGCAATCACCCACAGCAGGGAATTATCGATTGCCCCGTCCGCGTGCGGGAACAACCAGACCCGCGCCGCGCCCAGAACCAGCACCGCCAGAATATAGACCGGGATGGTGCTCCAGAAGAGTTGCCATAGCGCTTTGCCCCAGCGGGAGAAAAACGCGCCCTGGGGTTCAGACATATCAACCTCAACTGACGCGGGCTGGACGTTCTGATCTTTCACCAGACGCTGCACCAGCGAAGCCACCACCAGCACCATGATTAGCCCCGCCACCAGCCGGATCAGCGCAAAATGCCAGCCGAGCACAAAGCCCATAAATACCAGCGTGGCCGGATTAAGGACCGGATTGCCCATCCAGAATGCCAGCGCGCCGCCCATGGATACATTCTGACGTCGCATGCCTGCCGTGACGGGCGCGGCGCAGCAGGAGCACATCATCCCCGGCAGCGAGAAGATCGTGCCGAGCAGCGTTCCCTGAAAGCGCGGTTGCCCGAGGGTTCGCAGTAACCACTGGCGCGGAATGAGAACCTGAATCAGCGACCCCAGCAGCACGCCCAGCACGGCGGCTTTCCAGACGGCGAGGAAGTAGACCATGGCGTAATCCCACGCCGCCTGGAGCGGGCTGGCGTCGGCCTGGGCGAGGATCGATTTGCCGATGGTATGGGTTTCAGCTGCGGTGAAGGCTTTGCCGTAATAGGGCTGCCACTTCACATACCAGAGACCGATAATAACAACGAGAAAAAAGAGTGCGGGCTTCCACCACTGAAATGGCGTTGCCGCCTGAGATGAAGACTGACCAGTCATAGCATTCCCCGGGAGTGAGATTCATTTAGCCCGGGGAGTTTACGCCTCGCCTTTTGCGATTTCACGCAGTTTAGCCGACGGGATGATATTGACGCCCTCCTTTGAGGGGGAGCGAGCTTCGTGGAGCATGGCGCTGGCCACATCACGCGCCTGAATGGATTTCCAGTTGCCGGGAAAAAGCTGGAACAGCGGCGCAAAAATCGACTCATTAAAACGCTGCTTTTCACGATCGCCCAGCAGCATCGACGGGCGCACAATCGTGAGCCGCTCCCAGTTCTGCGCGATCAGGGCGTCTTCCATTTTGCCTTTCACTTTGTTGTAGAAAAACGGCGAATTCGCGTTCGCGCCCATCGAGCTGACCACTAAGAAGTGCTTCGCCCCCAGCCGCTTCGCAGTGAGCGCCGTGTCCACCACCAGCGTGTAGTCGGCGTGGATAAAGGCCTCTTTGCTGCCGGCTTCACGGCGGGTAGTCCCCAGACAGCAAAAGGCGATATCAATTGGATCCTGCACCTGGGCGAGGGCATCCGTCAGCTGCGGATCGTGAGGATTGTATACGCCCGAGATGTCCGCTAACGGGCGTCGGGTGGGCGCGGCGATGTAATTGATCCTCGGCTCACGGATCAGCATTCTCAGAAGGTGATCGCCCACCAGCCCGGTGGATCCTGTGATTAATACCTGGCTCATTTTCTCTCCTTTGCAGATTAGTCCGTTTGCGATTTCAGCCTGCTTAGCCACACTTAAAAGTCTGTTACGGGTAAGTATTTACCACAAACGGAAAAAAATCTGTCTGAAGCCAAAACAACGGAGGAAACATGGGCAAGAAAATAGCCGTCTTGATCACCGACGAGTTTGAAGATTCAGAGTTCACCTCACCCGCCGAGGCATTTCGCAAAGCCGGGCACGAGGTGGTAACGATCGATAAGCAGGCTGGAAAAACGGTAAAAGGCCATAAGGGCGAGGCCAGTGCGACCATCGACAAAGCCATTGATGAAGTGCGCCCGGCAGACTTTGACGCCCTGCTGTTACCTGGCGGCCACTCCCCGGATACGCTGCGCGGCGACGAGCGCTTTGTGACGTTCACACGTGATTTCGTCTCCAGCGGCAAACCTGTTTTCGCCATCTGCCACGGGCCGCAGCTGTTGATCAGCGCCGAGGTGGTGCGGGGGCGCAAACTGACCGCGGTTAAACCGATCGTTATCGATCTGAAAAATGCGGGAGCGGATTTCTACGATCAGGAAGTGGTCGTCGATAACAATCAGCTGGTCACGAGCCGGACGCCGGACGATCTGCCGGCCTTTAACCGCGAAGCATTACGCCTGCTCGGATCGTAGCCAGTGAAGCTTCTTACCGAAGCCCAGCGTGTTGTCGGTAAATTTCAGCTCATCGAGGCGAATTTCCCAGACCGGCGCTGACATGGCAAGAGCCATCGGGAAGCGGCGCGTGTAGCGCTTGCGCATTGCGTCGCTCTCCTCCCCTTCCAGACGACGAATCTCACCTTTAAACTGCACGCCGCGGATCAGCGCGACATTTTTCGGCTGACCGTTGATCGTCCCTGCGACCGGCGCGATGGGCCCGGACATCTTCGCATGACGGGTTTTGTCTTCGCTCAGGACGTAAAACGCCACGTGCTCGGGATCGTAATAATAAAACGCATTCGCGCACCACAGGTCGCCCTCACGGTGGACACACCAGGTGACGACGTGCTGCTTTGCCAGCCAGCGGCTGATGGCGGCCAGAGTTTCCATTATTGTTCCCTCTCATGCTATGGTGCGTTCACCTTAACATACTGAATCTATGAACCGTGTGCTGGTTTCTTTATCTTGTCCGAACGGCCAACAATGCGCTCTACACCGGGATTACCACGGATGTGCCGCGGCGCTTCCTTGAACATCAAACGGGAAAAGGCGCCAAAGCGCTGCGGGGGAAAGGTGAGCTGACGCTGGCCTTTTCGGCGCACGTGGGTGAGCGCTCGCTGGCGCTGAAGATGGAGTACCGCATTAAACAGCTGACGAAGCGCCAGAAAGAGCGCCTCGTCGCCGGAGATGGGTCGTTTGAGGCCCTACGCGAGAGCCTGCAAACGGCGCCGGTTAAAAGCGATTGAAGTGATCGTGATACTCAACCAGACCGCTGACGCCGTTGAGGGCGTCATCCGCCAGGCGATGCACCTGGAAGGCGGTTTCGGTGCCCGGCCAGCGACAGTGCAGATCGTAAGGCGCGGCAGGCTCAAACCCTAAGCGACCGTAGAACGCCGGATCGCCGAGCGTCACCACCGCGGCGTAGCCAAATTCATTCAGCGAATCGAGCCCTTCATACACCAGCTGGCGCGCCAGCCCCTGACCGCGATAGTTTTCATCCACGGCCAGCGGGGCCATTCCGACCCACTGCAGATCTTCACCCTGAACGGCGACCGGGCTGAACGCCACATAACCCACGACCTGTCCTTCGTCGTCTGTCGCGACCAGACCGAGCGTCACCAGCCCGTCTTCGCGCAGATCGTGGACCAGTCGGGCCTCGCCGTCTTCCGGGAACGACCGACGTAATAATGCATCAATACCTGGGGCATCAATCCCAATTTCAACTCGAATCAGCATGGCTCACCTACTGAAGTGTGTTTACTTTCAGGCGGGTTTTTCAGACCAGCCTCAACGAAATCGGCCATTTGCATCAGCACCGTGCGCAGCGCCTTCGGCATCTGATCCAGTTCAATGGCATCCATTAAATTTTTGACGTACAGGCCAAGCTCGGTATCGCCTTCAATCACCAGACGACGCTGGAAGAAGAGGGTATCCGGGTCCTGCTTACGGGCGGCAATCATCAGCAGATCGCTGGCGTTCGCACTGAAACTGACATCCGCTGGGGCGGAATCACTGACCAGCAGCTTGCCGTTCTCAACGGAGGTAAACCAGCGCAGTCCAATGTCACGCACCTCGATACTCAGCCAGCGGCCCTCCAGAAACTCCAGCTCGCCCTCTTCCAGCGCCTGGCGGAACTGCCAGCTTAGCACCTGTTGAAGCACCTGACGCTTAAGGGCGAACGGTGTCAGTTTGACCGGCACGCTCAGCATTGATGGACCAAATTGTACGAGGCGTGAACGCAGTTTTTCCAGCACGAGCTTTACTCCCTGATGTCGATAATCCCGTTATTTTGCCATATCCGGCAGCCATCGTAGCGGCGTAAATCAACAAACCGTATTGCGACGTCATTGATTATTGGTGTCATCAATACGCCATTAACTGCCTTAAATCAAAAATTGTCGCGTGGAGGTTAATTAAACTCCCCGTTCGTTAACAATTTTGTGCCCTCTGGGGCAGCGAACGTCAGGATAAATTATGGAGCTGCTCTGTCCAGCCGGAAACCTTCCGGCACTTAAGGCGGCCATCGAAAATGGCGCCGACGCGGTCTATATCGGTCTGAAAGATGACACCAACGCCCGCCATTTTGCTGGTCTGAACTTCACGGAGAAAAAGCTTCAGGAAGCGGTTAACTTCGTCCATCAGCACCGCCGCAAATTACATATCGCCATCAACACCTTCGCCCATCCCGATGGCTATGCGCGCTGGCAGCGCGCGGTGGATATGGCAGCCCAGCTTGGGGCAGACGCCTTGATTCTGGCCGACCTCGCTATGCTGGAGTATGCCGCAGAACGCTATCCGCATATTGAGCGCCATGTCTCTGTTCAGGCTTCGGCCACCAATGAAGAGGCCGTGCGTTTCTATCACCGCCACTTCGACGTCGCCCGCGTGGTGTTGCCGCGCGTGCTCTCTATTCATCAGGTTAAGCAACTGGCGCGGGTCTCGCCAGTTCCCCTGGAAGTTTTTGCGTTTGGCAGTCTATGCATCATGGCGGAAGGCCGCTGCTATCTGTCGTCCTATCTGACAGGCGAATCGCCGAATACCGTCGGGGCCTGCTCCCCTGCCCGCTTTGTGCGCTGGCAGCAGACGCCGCAAGGGCTGGAGTCGCGCCTGAACGACGTGCTGATCGATCGCTATCAGGACGGGGAAAATGCCGGTTATCCGACGCTGTGCAAAGGCCGCTATCTGGTCGACGGTGAGCGGTATCACGCTCTCGAAGAGCCGACCAGCCTGAACACCCTGGAGCTGCTGCCAGAACTGCTGGCGGCGAATATCGCCTCGGTGAAAATCGAAGGCCGCCAGCGCAGCCCGGCGTACGTCAGCCAGGTCGCCAAAGTGTGGCGTCAGGCGATTGACCGCTGCATGGCCGATCCGCAGAACTATGCGCCACAACCGGCCTGGATGGACACTCTGGGCGCAATGTCCGAAGGCACGCAAACCACGCTTGGCGCATATCACCGTAAATGGCAGTGAGATAACTCATGAAATATTCATTAGGACCGGTGCTCTACTACTGGTCAAAAGAGACGCTGGAAGATTTTTACCAGCAGGCGGCGGGCAGCAGCGCCGATACGATTTATCTCGGCGAATCCGTGTGCAGCAAGCGTCGTGCAACCAAAGTGGGCGACTGGCTGGATATGGCGAAAACCCTTGCGGGCAGCGGCAAGCAGGTGGTGCTGTCGACGCTGGCGCTGGTGCAGGCGTCGTCTGAGCTGGGCGAGATTAAGCGCTACGTCGATAACGGCGATTTTCTGCTGGAAGCGAGCGATCTTGGCGTGGTGAATATGTGCGCCGAACGTAAGCTGCCGTTTGTCGCCGGGCACGCGCTCAACTGCTACAACGCCGTGACGCTGCGCCTGCTGTTGAAACAGGGGATGACGCGCTGGTGTATGCCGGTGGAACTGTCCCGCGACTGGCTGGTCAATCTGCTGAATCAGTGCCAAGAGCTGGGCATCCGCGACCAGTTTGAAGTAGAAGTCCTGAGCTACGGGCATCTGCCGCTGGCCTACTCCGCGCGCTGCTTTACCGCCCGCTCGGAAGATCGCCCGAAAGACGAGTGCGAAACCTGCTGCATCAAGTATCCCAACGGCCGCAATATG
It includes:
- the dolP gene encoding division/outer membrane stress-associated lipid-binding lipoprotein translates to MKALTPLAVLISALLLQGCIAAAVVGTAAVGTKAATDPRSVGTQVDDGTLELRVNSALSKDEQIKKEARINVTAYQGKVLLAGQAPNLDLASRAKQIAMGVEGTTEVFNEVRQGQPIGLGTASSDTWITTKVRSQLLGSDQVKSSNVKVTTENGEVFLLGLVTDREGKAAADIASRVSGVKKVTTAFTFIK
- the ubiU gene encoding ubiquinone anaerobic biosynthesis protein UbiU, whose protein sequence is MELLCPAGNLPALKAAIENGADAVYIGLKDDTNARHFAGLNFTEKKLQEAVNFVHQHRRKLHIAINTFAHPDGYARWQRAVDMAAQLGADALILADLAMLEYAAERYPHIERHVSVQASATNEEAVRFYHRHFDVARVVLPRVLSIHQVKQLARVSPVPLEVFAFGSLCIMAEGRCYLSSYLTGESPNTVGACSPARFVRWQQTPQGLESRLNDVLIDRYQDGENAGYPTLCKGRYLVDGERYHALEEPTSLNTLELLPELLAANIASVKIEGRQRSPAYVSQVAKVWRQAIDRCMADPQNYAPQPAWMDTLGAMSEGTQTTLGAYHRKWQ
- a CDS encoding U32 family peptidase, with the protein product MKYSLGPVLYYWSKETLEDFYQQAAGSSADTIYLGESVCSKRRATKVGDWLDMAKTLAGSGKQVVLSTLALVQASSELGEIKRYVDNGDFLLEASDLGVVNMCAERKLPFVAGHALNCYNAVTLRLLLKQGMTRWCMPVELSRDWLVNLLNQCQELGIRDQFEVEVLSYGHLPLAYSARCFTARSEDRPKDECETCCIKYPNGRNMLSQENQQVFVLNGIQTMSGYVYNLGNELTSMQGVVDMVRLSPLDTDVFAMLDAFRANENGTAPLPLKANSDCNGYWRRVAGLELQA
- a CDS encoding YhbP family protein — protein: METLAAISRWLAKQHVVTWCVHREGDLWCANAFYYYDPEHVAFYVLSEDKTRHAKMSGPIAPVAGTINGQPKNVALIRGVQFKGEIRRLEGEESDAMRKRYTRRFPMALAMSAPVWEIRLDELKFTDNTLGFGKKLHWLRSEQA
- a CDS encoding NAD(P)H-binding protein; this translates as MSQVLITGSTGLVGDHLLRMLIREPRINYIAAPTRRPLADISGVYNPHDPQLTDALAQVQDPIDIAFCCLGTTRREAGSKEAFIHADYTLVVDTALTAKRLGAKHFLVVSSMGANANSPFFYNKVKGKMEDALIAQNWERLTIVRPSMLLGDREKQRFNESIFAPLFQLFPGNWKSIQARDVASAMLHEARSPSKEGVNIIPSAKLREIAKGEA
- the ubiT gene encoding ubiquinone anaerobic biosynthesis accessory factor UbiT, which produces MLEKLRSRLVQFGPSMLSVPVKLTPFALKRQVLQQVLSWQFRQALEEGELEFLEGRWLSIEVRDIGLRWFTSVENGKLLVSDSAPADVSFSANASDLLMIAARKQDPDTLFFQRRLVIEGDTELGLYVKNLMDAIELDQMPKALRTVLMQMADFVEAGLKNPPESKHTSVGEPC
- a CDS encoding GNAT family N-acetyltransferase produces the protein MLIRVEIGIDAPGIDALLRRSFPEDGEARLVHDLREDGLVTLGLVATDDEGQVVGYVAFSPVAVQGEDLQWVGMAPLAVDENYRGQGLARQLVYEGLDSLNEFGYAAVVTLGDPAFYGRLGFEPAAPYDLHCRWPGTETAFQVHRLADDALNGVSGLVEYHDHFNRF
- a CDS encoding type 1 glutamine amidotransferase domain-containing protein, which encodes MGKKIAVLITDEFEDSEFTSPAEAFRKAGHEVVTIDKQAGKTVKGHKGEASATIDKAIDEVRPADFDALLLPGGHSPDTLRGDERFVTFTRDFVSSGKPVFAICHGPQLLISAEVVRGRKLTAVKPIVIDLKNAGADFYDQEVVVDNNQLVTSRTPDDLPAFNREALRLLGS
- a CDS encoding permease — protein: MTGQSSSQAATPFQWWKPALFFLVVIIGLWYVKWQPYYGKAFTAAETHTIGKSILAQADASPLQAAWDYAMVYFLAVWKAAVLGVLLGSLIQVLIPRQWLLRTLGQPRFQGTLLGTIFSLPGMMCSCCAAPVTAGMRRQNVSMGGALAFWMGNPVLNPATLVFMGFVLGWHFALIRLVAGLIMVLVVASLVQRLVKDQNVQPASVEVDMSEPQGAFFSRWGKALWQLFWSTIPVYILAVLVLGAARVWLFPHADGAIDNSLLWVIAMAVAGCLFVIPTAAEIPIVQTMMLAGMGAAPALALLMTLPAVSLPSLIMLRKSFPAKALWLTGGLVALSGVITGSIALL
- a CDS encoding GIY-YIG nuclease family protein produces the protein MCWFLYLVRTANNALYTGITTDVPRRFLEHQTGKGAKALRGKGELTLAFSAHVGERSLALKMEYRIKQLTKRQKERLVAGDGSFEALRESLQTAPVKSD